One Clupea harengus chromosome 11, Ch_v2.0.2, whole genome shotgun sequence DNA window includes the following coding sequences:
- the si:dkey-87o1.2 gene encoding uncharacterized protein si:dkey-87o1.2, producing the protein MMRAVSALVFFTCSLLVFTAYMAIKQELVVRTYLARISRAKEQVQVKENEIVSVKVKLQTVNSEISSLKTGEDDLKKQVEKTKNTMADAEKILQSCLTEKETKEKQKTEVSDLLIKIKEAQEAERSKAQEEVQNLKQQILDRDKAVCAFVNLQLEEGKRLCGV; encoded by the exons ATGATGAGGGCTGTTTCGGCTCTGGTTTTTTTCACGTGCTCCCTGTTGGTCTTCACTGCGTACATGGCCATTAAGCAGGAGCTGGTTGTCCGCACCTACCTGGCGCGCATCAGCCGGGCCAAGGAGCAGGTGCAGGTGAAGGAAAACGAGATAGTGTCCGTGAAGGTGAAGCTCCAGACGGTCAACAGTGAGATTAGCTCCCTGAAGACAGGCGAAGACGACCTGAAGAAGCAAGTTGAGAAGACAAAGAATACCATGGCGGACGCTGAGAAAATCCTGCAGAGCTGCTTGACGGAGAAG GAAACAAAGGAGAAGCAGAAGACAGAGGTGTCTGACCTCTTGATCAAAATAAAAG AGgcacaggaggcagagaggagtaaggcccaggaagaggTTCAGAACCTGAAACAGCAGATACTGGACAGAGATAAGGCCGTCTGTGCCTTTGTGAACCTACAGCTTGAAGAGGGAAA GAGATTGTGTGGAGTGTAG
- the zgc:174935 gene encoding uncharacterized protein zgc:174935, which translates to MKFPVICICVIVTGSLCLATFTHVRRREEIRLAREANFEDIKNTVTKDVLGETMQQLSNTHDKLEKMKTGLVELKGIFESQNTEAGKMNLDVDECQGEEKHVADALADLEAQKSNGNSEFEKQKEDWNKDLASLKQEASQRSKVCDYILMTSEEGKKLCGIKPDVAAVAAVAAVAAEAAKLENVEPQVEETKVKIPEAPKER; encoded by the exons ATGAAGTTTCCAgtcatttgcatttgtgtgataGTGACAGGGAGCCTATGCTTGGCTACCTTCACCCACgtgagaagaagggaagagataCGTCTGGCCAGAGAAGCCAACTTTGAGGACATCAAGAACACAGTGACCAAAGATGTCTTGGGTGAGACCATGCAGCAGTTGTCCAACACGCACGACAAGCTGGAGAAGATGAAGACAGGTCTAGTGGAGCTCAAAGGAATATTTGAGTCCCAGAACACTGAGGCAGGGAAGATGAACCTTGATGTAGACGAGTGCCAAGGAGAAGAG AAACATGTAGCTGATGCACTTGCTGACCTAGAGGCTCAAAAAAGCAATGGGAACA GTGAGtttgagaaacagaaagaagacTGGAACAAAGACTTAGCTTCTTTAAAACAAGAGGCTAGCCAGAGGAGTAAAGTATGTGATTACATCCTCATGACCTCTGAGGAAGGAAA GAAACTGTGTGGGATAAAACCAGACGTGGCAGCCGTGGCAGCCGTGGCAGCCGTGGCAGCTGAGGCAGCCAAACTGGAAAATGTGGAACCACAAGTAGAAGAAACAAAGGTCAAAATCCCGGAAGCCCCCAAGGAAAGATGA